In the Sediminibacter sp. Hel_I_10 genome, one interval contains:
- a CDS encoding Rho termination factor N-terminal domain-containing protein, with translation MAKQTNHGASIKNDAQYEALRDEGYSKEKAARIANTKNSGEKGGNAKPYEDRTKEELYKQAKDIGIEGRSTMNKEELIKALRQD, from the coding sequence ATGGCAAAGCAAACAAATCATGGAGCGAGTATTAAAAATGACGCTCAGTATGAAGCTTTAAGAGATGAAGGCTACAGTAAGGAAAAGGCTGCTAGAATTGCGAATACGAAAAATTCTGGTGAAAAAGGCGGAAACGCAAAGCCTTATGAAGATCGAACCAAAGAGGAGCTTTACAAACAAGCTAAAGATATTGGTATCGAAGGACGTAGCACGATGAACAAGGAAGAACTTATAAAAGCTTTAAGACAAGATTGA
- a CDS encoding type 1 glutamine amidotransferase domain-containing protein yields the protein MENLNKKTVAILATNGFEESELKQPMHALKEAGADVHIISEDKGTIKAWADGNWGKDYTVDKTLAEVSHSDYNALVLPGGVINPDTLRRNEDALYFIRSFFENHKPVAAICHAPWLLAEVGVVKDRKITSFSSIKTDMVNAGANWVDQEVVVDQGLVTSRNPNDLPAFCAKIVEEVYEGKHEEQTA from the coding sequence ATGGAAAATTTAAATAAGAAAACAGTTGCAATATTAGCAACAAACGGATTTGAAGAAAGTGAATTGAAACAACCAATGCATGCTTTAAAAGAAGCTGGAGCAGATGTTCACATCATTTCTGAAGATAAAGGAACTATTAAAGCTTGGGCCGATGGAAATTGGGGTAAGGATTACACTGTTGATAAAACATTAGCAGAAGTATCTCATTCTGATTATAATGCGCTAGTGCTTCCTGGTGGTGTCATCAATCCAGATACATTAAGAAGAAATGAAGACGCATTATATTTTATTCGTTCATTCTTCGAAAACCACAAGCCAGTAGCAGCAATATGCCATGCACCTTGGTTGTTAGCCGAAGTTGGCGTAGTAAAAGATAGAAAAATTACATCATTTAGTTCTATAAAAACCGATATGGTCAATGCAGGAGCTAATTGGGTAGATCAAGAAGTTGTGGTAGACCAAGGGCTAGTAACTAGTAGAAATCCTAACGATTTGCCAGCCTTTTGTGCAAAAATCGTAGAGGAAGTCTATGAAGGAAAACACGAAGAGCAAACTGCATAA
- a CDS encoding GNAT family N-acetyltransferase produces the protein MIDAAELTDNDFLRQFEFKTENGSLAKIEYSLQDRKIFLTKLFIPEGLTNEDFEEEFLTLVFENIKEREIGVVPTSPEIAKFIRRHRKYKKLLPVGIRI, from the coding sequence ATGATTGATGCAGCAGAATTGACTGACAACGACTTCTTACGCCAATTCGAATTTAAAACCGAAAATGGCTCCTTGGCTAAAATTGAATATTCATTACAGGATCGCAAAATTTTTCTTACAAAACTTTTTATTCCAGAAGGGTTGACAAATGAAGATTTCGAAGAAGAGTTTTTGACACTTGTATTTGAAAATATTAAAGAACGGGAAATAGGTGTGGTACCTACAAGTCCTGAAATAGCAAAATTTATTAGACGCCACCGAAAATATAAAAAATTACTTCCAGTAGGTATTCGAATATAA
- a CDS encoding acyl-CoA-binding protein: MNSQELDKEFKEAVERINSFEEAYPADFLLRLYAYYKKASNDYSRPNGSKPIINAFKTNALFQVQDVTQDEAKRIYIDLVNNYFLYRK, translated from the coding sequence ATGAACTCCCAAGAACTTGATAAAGAGTTTAAAGAAGCTGTAGAGCGCATTAATAGTTTTGAAGAAGCTTATCCAGCAGATTTTCTATTAAGACTATATGCGTATTATAAAAAAGCCAGCAATGATTATAGTAGGCCAAATGGAAGTAAGCCGATTATAAATGCATTTAAGACAAACGCTTTATTTCAGGTGCAGGATGTTACTCAAGATGAAGCTAAACGCATCTATATCGATTTAGTGAATAATTACTTTTTATATAGAAAATAA
- a CDS encoding phosphatidylserine decarboxylase family protein: MFHKEGYKIILGALALTVGLIFLIDYLVVLPWLRIALMIAVALFLVLILQFFRNPKRNTVLGEHTALSPVDGKVVVIEEVFEKEFFNDKRIQVSVFMSPLNVHVTRFPTSGNIVYSKYHSGKYLVAWHPKASEENERTTVVVENENFGKVLYRQIAGALAKRIVNYAKIDEKAIQGSDSGFIKFGSRVDLFLPLDAEIKVKLNQRVRGGESIIAERR; encoded by the coding sequence AAATTATATTAGGAGCACTGGCATTAACGGTAGGCTTGATATTTTTAATTGATTATTTGGTTGTGTTACCATGGTTGCGCATTGCTTTAATGATTGCGGTAGCGCTTTTTTTGGTATTAATTCTCCAATTTTTTAGAAATCCCAAACGAAATACGGTTTTAGGTGAACATACTGCCTTATCTCCAGTAGATGGTAAGGTTGTTGTTATTGAAGAAGTTTTCGAAAAGGAATTTTTTAACGATAAGCGCATTCAGGTGTCTGTATTTATGTCCCCGCTTAATGTTCATGTGACCCGTTTTCCCACTAGTGGTAATATAGTGTATAGTAAATACCACTCTGGAAAATACCTCGTCGCTTGGCACCCAAAGGCTAGTGAAGAAAATGAAAGAACTACGGTAGTGGTTGAAAATGAAAACTTCGGAAAAGTACTATACAGACAAATAGCTGGAGCCTTGGCCAAGCGAATTGTCAATTATGCAAAAATAGATGAGAAGGCCATTCAAGGCTCTGATTCGGGTTTTATTAAATTTGGTAGTAGAGTAGACCTGTTTTTACCGTTAGACGCAGAGATCAAGGTTAAACTTAACCAGAGAGTTCGAGGTGGTGAAAGTATAATAGCAGAACGTCGATGA